The Stratiformator vulcanicus genome has a segment encoding these proteins:
- a CDS encoding pyruvate carboxylase, whose protein sequence is MPDRPIKKLLVANRGEIAIRIFRTATELGLRTVAIYAHEDRFALHRFKADEAYDVGRTGEPLRAYLDIPAIIAIAKEYGVDGIHPGYGFLSENTQFAQACADAGITFVGPSPKILDSLGDKTAAREIAKQCNVPVLEGTPAITDAKAAAEAAAKLSYPVMLKAAHGGGGRGMRIVRDEESLEGEFQSAQRESQQAFGSPDIFIEKFIERARHIEVQILGDEFGSLVHLHERDCSVQRRHQKVIEIAPAPNLDDGVRQGLFEAALAIGNHVGYSCAGTVEFLVDDDTGEFYFIEVNPRVQVEHTVTEEVTGYDIVKSQILVAQGRKLDDPDIGLGDQSVIKPIGFALQCRVTTEDPANNFMPDYGRVSHYRSAAGMGIRLDAGSAFSGAVVNPYYDSLLVKVTARGRRFIDSVHKITRTLQEFRIRGVKSNIPFLLKVLAHPTFRDGKCTTRFIDETPELFVFPERRDRATKVLTFLGETIVNGNELVKGRPGPKRREPAHVPEYDTHQPIPSGSKDKLKELGPAKFAEWIKDQKQLLITDTTFRDAHQSLLATRMRTVDMLNIAEAYSRLLPNLFSIEMWGGATFDVSMRFLKESPWQRLADFREKCPNILTQMLLRASNAVGYTNYPDNIVKEFCKEASDCGMDIFRIFDALNWLDNMKVAMEAVLETDSLCEASICYTGDISDPKRTKYDLKYYVNLAKELENMGAHILAIKDMAGLCKPEAARTLVKALKDEIGIPIHFHTHDTAGIQAAAILNGAGVDLDIADAAMAPLSGGTAQVNLNTIATSLQNTPRDTGLNSDSLDAIAEYWRNVREFYTPFETDVLPATGDLYDHEMPGGQYTNLFMQARSLGLADRWPEICHTYGEVNRMFGDIVKVTPTSKAVGDMALFMVSGDLAKEDILNPERDLAYPQSVIDLIGGAMGQPPGGFPQEIKDRVLAGREEFTERPGKTLPPADFAAARADLTQQLGHEPSDREVLSHLLYTKVFKDFAAHQAKYSDVSGLPTPNFFYGLEPGEEIAFDIEEGKRLFIKFLAVGNPHPDGTRTVFFELNGQPRDVTVVDKSLEPETAAAVKADPSNPNHIAAGMPGMVVTVAIQPGDSVKKGQKLLTLEAMKMESTVNAEQEGKIADVLVTAGRQVETGDLLVVME, encoded by the coding sequence ATGCCTGACCGCCCGATCAAGAAGCTTCTGGTCGCCAATCGTGGCGAGATCGCCATCCGTATCTTCCGGACAGCCACAGAGTTGGGGCTCCGCACCGTTGCGATTTACGCGCACGAAGACCGCTTTGCGCTGCACCGCTTCAAAGCCGACGAGGCCTACGATGTCGGTCGGACTGGCGAGCCGCTGCGGGCCTACCTCGACATCCCCGCGATCATCGCCATCGCCAAAGAGTACGGGGTCGACGGCATCCACCCGGGATACGGCTTCCTCTCTGAGAACACGCAATTCGCGCAAGCATGTGCCGATGCCGGGATCACGTTCGTCGGTCCTTCTCCAAAAATTCTTGACTCACTCGGCGACAAGACTGCCGCGCGAGAGATCGCCAAGCAGTGCAATGTCCCGGTCCTCGAGGGCACGCCGGCCATTACCGACGCGAAAGCAGCCGCCGAAGCTGCCGCAAAACTCAGCTACCCGGTGATGCTCAAAGCCGCCCACGGCGGGGGTGGGCGGGGGATGCGAATCGTCCGCGATGAAGAAAGCCTCGAGGGCGAGTTTCAATCAGCCCAGCGCGAATCGCAGCAGGCCTTCGGCTCGCCCGACATCTTCATTGAGAAGTTCATCGAACGGGCCCGCCACATTGAGGTGCAAATTCTCGGTGACGAATTCGGCAGCCTCGTGCATCTCCACGAGCGCGACTGCTCCGTCCAACGTCGGCACCAGAAGGTGATCGAAATCGCCCCGGCTCCAAATCTGGACGACGGCGTCCGGCAGGGCCTGTTCGAAGCCGCCCTCGCCATCGGCAACCACGTCGGCTATTCGTGCGCCGGGACCGTCGAATTCCTCGTTGATGATGATACCGGCGAATTCTACTTCATTGAGGTCAACCCCCGGGTCCAGGTCGAGCACACCGTCACCGAGGAAGTCACCGGCTACGATATCGTTAAGTCACAGATCCTCGTCGCGCAGGGCCGTAAGCTCGATGATCCCGATATCGGCCTCGGTGATCAAAGCGTGATTAAGCCGATCGGGTTCGCGCTGCAGTGCCGCGTCACAACGGAAGACCCCGCCAACAACTTCATGCCCGACTACGGTCGCGTCAGCCACTACCGCTCCGCCGCGGGGATGGGCATTCGCCTTGATGCCGGCAGCGCCTTCTCCGGCGCAGTCGTCAATCCTTATTACGATTCGCTGTTGGTGAAGGTGACCGCACGTGGCCGCAGGTTCATCGATTCCGTCCATAAGATTACCCGCACGCTGCAAGAGTTCCGCATCCGCGGCGTGAAGTCGAACATTCCGTTTCTCTTAAAGGTTCTCGCGCACCCGACATTTCGCGACGGCAAATGCACGACGCGATTTATAGACGAAACGCCCGAGTTGTTCGTGTTCCCCGAACGACGGGACCGCGCGACGAAAGTTCTGACATTCCTCGGCGAGACGATCGTCAACGGCAACGAATTGGTGAAGGGTCGACCCGGCCCGAAGCGCCGCGAACCGGCTCACGTTCCGGAGTACGACACCCATCAGCCGATTCCATCCGGCTCGAAAGACAAGCTGAAAGAACTCGGCCCCGCGAAATTTGCCGAATGGATTAAGGATCAGAAACAGCTCTTAATTACCGACACGACGTTTCGCGATGCCCACCAGTCGCTGCTGGCGACGCGGATGCGTACGGTCGACATGCTCAACATCGCCGAGGCGTATTCCCGACTGCTGCCGAATCTCTTTTCGATCGAAATGTGGGGCGGGGCGACGTTCGACGTCAGCATGAGATTCTTAAAAGAGTCGCCGTGGCAGCGGCTGGCCGACTTCCGCGAGAAGTGCCCGAATATTTTAACGCAGATGCTGCTGCGAGCCTCGAACGCCGTCGGTTACACGAACTACCCGGACAACATCGTCAAGGAGTTCTGCAAGGAAGCTTCCGACTGCGGGATGGATATTTTCCGCATCTTCGACGCCCTGAACTGGCTCGACAATATGAAAGTCGCGATGGAGGCGGTGCTGGAAACCGACTCCCTCTGTGAAGCCTCCATCTGCTACACCGGCGACATCAGCGATCCCAAGCGGACGAAATATGACCTGAAGTATTACGTCAACTTGGCCAAAGAGTTGGAAAACATGGGAGCCCACATCCTCGCCATTAAAGATATGGCGGGGCTCTGCAAACCGGAGGCGGCCCGAACGTTGGTCAAGGCGCTTAAGGACGAGATCGGCATTCCGATCCACTTCCACACGCATGACACCGCCGGGATTCAAGCGGCCGCGATTCTTAACGGGGCAGGAGTCGATCTCGATATCGCCGACGCGGCCATGGCTCCGCTCTCCGGCGGCACCGCGCAGGTTAATCTAAATACGATCGCAACGTCTCTGCAGAACACGCCCCGCGATACCGGCCTCAACTCCGACTCGCTCGACGCTATCGCCGAGTATTGGCGAAACGTCCGGGAATTCTATACGCCGTTTGAAACCGATGTGCTGCCGGCGACGGGCGATCTCTACGACCATGAGATGCCGGGCGGGCAATACACGAACCTGTTCATGCAGGCTCGCTCCCTCGGCCTCGCCGATCGTTGGCCCGAAATCTGCCACACCTACGGCGAAGTCAATCGCATGTTCGGCGACATCGTGAAGGTGACCCCGACATCCAAAGCGGTCGGCGATATGGCCCTGTTCATGGTCTCCGGCGACCTCGCGAAGGAGGACATCTTAAACCCCGAGCGGGACCTGGCTTACCCTCAAAGCGTGATCGATCTCATCGGCGGCGCGATGGGCCAGCCGCCCGGGGGCTTCCCGCAGGAAATTAAGGATCGTGTCCTCGCCGGTCGGGAGGAATTTACCGAACGCCCCGGCAAAACGCTGCCCCCCGCCGACTTCGCCGCCGCGCGGGCCGATCTCACGCAGCAACTCGGCCACGAACCGAGCGATCGCGAGGTCCTCTCGCATCTGCTCTATACGAAGGTGTTTAAGGACTTCGCCGCGCATCAGGCCAAGTACAGCGACGTCAGCGGCTTGCCGACGCCGAACTTCTTCTACGGTCTAGAGCCGGGCGAGGAGATTGCGTTCGATATCGAAGAAGGCAAGCGGCTGTTTATTAAGTTCCTCGCCGTGGGCAACCCTCATCCCGACGGCACCCGCACCGTGTTCTTTGAATTAAACGGCCAACCCCGTGACGTCACGGTTGTCGACAAAAGCCTCGAACCCGAAACCGCCGCCGCGGTGAAGGCCGACCCGAGTAACCCCAACCACATCGCCGCCGGCATGCCCGGCATGGTGGTCACCGTCGCCATCCAACCGGGCGACAGCGTTAAGAAGGGCCAAAAGCTCCTCACGCTCGAAGCCATGAAAATGGAATCGACCGTCAACGCCGAGCAGGAAGGCAAAATCGCCGACGTGCTGGTGACAGCGGGCCGACAAGTCGAGACTGGGGATTTGCTGGTGGTGATGGAATAG
- a CDS encoding DUF6630 family protein, which yields MKFLRGIFRVTQKNKSLSVPLLEDLFFRDPSQPRINLQAKSVRESIAALDSGTAIEWLETRISSPITREWGEALYLLNPDWVDIDRWLRRSKLHALAAADALLFYARQYSSVDGREPHLPVGAAPSTINETLNVVLVHYGNPRLRDAAMRIRHVWPEGTPVRHTVEIPAFLDSAAQSIFESRSELVEEWRVKMVTGIEPPTSVNQMWSLLLEVAAEHEIVAIVDWSEFPELIVGEICSIRSADMFSLNWQDYANHHGDIRELFERIGADCKQEGRLLVSLNTGGDEFALIYLAPKDSDELESLLNSVLDDRPTVERFGV from the coding sequence ATGAAATTCTTGCGAGGAATATTTCGGGTCACCCAAAAAAATAAATCGCTTTCCGTCCCACTTCTGGAGGATCTGTTTTTTAGAGATCCGTCACAACCACGCATTAATCTTCAGGCAAAATCCGTAAGGGAATCGATCGCAGCATTAGACAGCGGGACGGCCATCGAATGGCTTGAGACGCGAATCTCATCCCCCATCACCCGAGAATGGGGTGAGGCACTGTATTTGTTAAACCCTGACTGGGTGGATATTGATCGCTGGCTCCGCCGAAGCAAGCTTCATGCTTTGGCAGCTGCCGATGCCTTACTGTTCTATGCTCGGCAGTACTCGTCGGTTGACGGCCGTGAGCCTCATCTGCCGGTCGGGGCCGCCCCGAGCACAATTAACGAAACACTGAACGTCGTATTAGTTCATTATGGCAATCCACGGCTCCGCGACGCAGCAATGAGAATCCGGCACGTGTGGCCCGAAGGGACGCCAGTTCGCCATACAGTCGAAATACCTGCTTTCTTGGATTCCGCTGCTCAATCGATCTTCGAGAGTCGATCTGAATTGGTCGAAGAATGGCGGGTGAAAATGGTGACAGGCATAGAACCGCCCACATCCGTGAACCAAATGTGGTCGCTTTTGCTTGAAGTCGCGGCGGAACATGAAATCGTGGCGATTGTGGATTGGTCTGAGTTCCCTGAACTGATCGTCGGCGAGATATGCTCGATACGATCCGCTGATATGTTTTCGCTCAACTGGCAGGACTACGCCAATCATCACGGTGATATTCGGGAATTATTCGAGCGTATCGGAGCTGACTGCAAGCAGGAAGGCCGGTTGCTCGTTTCTTTGAACACCGGCGGGGATGAGTTTGCTCTTATATATCTTGCGCCTAAAGATTCGGACGAGCTTGAATCACTCCTGAATTCTGTACTTGACGATCGCCCAACGGTCGAACGTTTCGGTGTGTGA
- a CDS encoding DUF1552 domain-containing protein, translating into MLIKNSISRRTMLRGVGATLCLPALESMASAAPGAKPSQRLIFLSYPFGVPKDEWFPTEAGPDYELPQCLKPLERHRKNFSVLSNLSNKNATQAHWGCTTWLTSASVVSSNGSSVKNTVSVDQVAARKLGENTRFQSLELAGKDNNGCGPGLSLSWAYTGNTVAGETSPLALYNRLFGAEEVSLEERKYLLSQDRSVLDVLMSDAKSMHRSISKTDREKVEEYFQSVRDIETRLNKSEAWLEEPKPKTDLAPPENKLSGTAEIKMMYDLIVAAIKADLTRVITYRQPLEGLIAELGYKVTGHETTHCGKNSKPYEASIARTTTQIELLAYLIDQLKGIQEVDGSSVFDHTTITYGGGIVHGHYLRNTPTLVAGHGGGGLNQGEHYVYESEQTPLSNLWLGILRNAGIEADRFADSDKVLPRLFRG; encoded by the coding sequence ATGCTTATTAAAAATTCAATCTCACGACGCACAATGCTCCGCGGCGTGGGCGCGACGCTGTGCCTGCCGGCATTGGAGTCGATGGCTTCGGCGGCACCGGGCGCAAAGCCGTCACAACGGTTAATTTTCTTGAGCTATCCGTTCGGCGTGCCCAAGGACGAATGGTTCCCGACCGAAGCGGGGCCCGACTATGAGCTGCCGCAGTGTTTGAAGCCGCTCGAGCGGCACCGCAAAAACTTCTCGGTCCTGAGCAATCTCTCGAACAAGAATGCGACGCAGGCTCACTGGGGCTGCACGACGTGGCTGACCAGTGCCAGCGTTGTCAGCAGCAATGGATCGTCGGTTAAGAACACCGTTTCGGTCGATCAGGTGGCGGCCCGCAAACTCGGGGAAAACACTCGGTTCCAATCGCTCGAGTTGGCCGGTAAAGACAACAACGGCTGCGGCCCGGGGCTGTCGCTGTCATGGGCTTATACCGGGAACACCGTCGCTGGTGAGACAAGTCCCCTGGCCCTCTATAATCGGCTGTTCGGGGCCGAAGAAGTCTCACTCGAAGAGCGGAAGTACCTGCTCAGCCAGGACCGCAGCGTGCTGGACGTCCTGATGTCGGACGCAAAATCGATGCACCGGAGTATCTCAAAAACCGACCGTGAAAAGGTCGAGGAGTATTTTCAATCGGTGCGTGACATCGAGACTCGGCTCAATAAGTCCGAAGCGTGGCTCGAAGAGCCCAAGCCGAAGACCGATCTCGCTCCTCCCGAAAATAAGTTATCGGGCACCGCCGAAATTAAAATGATGTACGACCTGATTGTCGCAGCGATTAAGGCCGACCTGACGCGAGTCATCACCTATCGACAACCGCTCGAAGGCCTGATCGCCGAACTCGGCTATAAAGTGACCGGGCACGAGACGACCCACTGCGGCAAGAATAGCAAGCCGTATGAGGCATCGATCGCCCGCACGACCACGCAAATTGAACTGCTCGCCTACCTGATCGACCAGTTAAAAGGGATTCAAGAAGTCGACGGCTCCTCCGTGTTCGATCACACCACGATCACCTACGGCGGCGGAATCGTCCACGGCCACTACCTTCGCAACACCCCGACGCTGGTCGCCGGTCACGGCGGCGGCGGCCTCAATCAGGGCGAGCACTACGTTTACGAGTCGGAGCAAACCCCGCTGTCGAACCTCTGGCTCGGCATCCTCCGCAACGCCGGAATCGAAGCCGACCGCTTCGCCGACAGCGACAAAGTCCTCCCCCGCCTCTTCCGCGGCTAG
- a CDS encoding DUF1592 domain-containing protein gives MPAPLPPRNLIIISSLVWGLILTGGADVRATDATISPDVTKFLKQHCVRCHGPTDQNASLRFDTLPTVITDEAKALQWQDILDVLNLDQMPPEDEPQPGDKELADLLETLTSDLLKAREVLADTGGRVVIRRLNRREYENSIGAAMGLEVNVGVLPEDEKVSGFDTLGQAHSFSSLHLERYLGLGESVFKRALDRRRRPVEASVKRHEVEKFTLEEVNKRLPKIRGEFKKAQEILAEVKSGKRRRAGDQSVRLKIRSEEKRITDAYLAKPHSETGAIIPSEGIIPSILAESFPRRARSGRYLIRVRCGADAEEPVNGLFLKVTRGDRSGAVVNSAEAYQVLGSVAEPQIIEFEVEADGIVDNYFRLSRLTPRHEVLKKYKGVKEAYFAFRGKDLNRLCGDTQPSIWIDWVEVEGPFPRFEPAIVEEDLRVHYRAASDESVRNVIERVAYELFRHEEPDPQYIDRVMAIYRSSRDRGAEVYPAMQDAMKVLLASPRFLFLYEPNNSGSPRQLTSRELAIRLSYFLWSSSPDVELYQAAESGELDTPEGLRRQVDRMLDSERSHFFYENFLTQFLELDRLDLVNPEGTLSDEYELAIQNASKREVFAFFRHLVAEDLPTWNAIDSDFVVVNGLMADFYGIPDVRGDDFRRVNLKPGSPRGGLLGQSAILTLTGTGDRTSPVERGAYVLRKLLDRPPPPAPANVPMLNEDELGDKPIRETLAVHMNTSQCMSCHRRIDPLGFALENFDPVGKWRKTVPSADGGADFQIETAGLMPDGKTEFANHTEMKRELLDHRDAHLRGLTEAVMTYGIGRSISFSDQDKVEAIVSKVADAGYGTRTLLHEIIQSESFHSK, from the coding sequence ATGCCTGCACCCCTCCCGCCCCGCAATTTGATCATCATTTCCTCGCTGGTCTGGGGTCTCATTCTGACCGGTGGGGCAGATGTGCGGGCAACCGATGCGACCATCAGTCCCGACGTGACCAAGTTCCTGAAGCAGCACTGCGTCAGGTGTCATGGTCCGACCGATCAGAATGCTTCGCTGCGGTTCGACACGCTCCCCACGGTCATTACCGATGAGGCCAAGGCCCTGCAGTGGCAGGACATTCTGGATGTCCTCAACCTTGATCAGATGCCCCCCGAAGACGAGCCGCAGCCGGGCGATAAGGAACTGGCCGATCTGCTCGAAACCCTCACATCTGACCTGTTGAAGGCTCGCGAGGTGCTCGCTGATACCGGTGGACGGGTGGTGATCCGAAGGCTCAACCGCCGCGAGTACGAAAACTCGATCGGGGCGGCGATGGGGTTGGAAGTCAACGTCGGCGTGCTTCCCGAAGACGAAAAGGTCAGTGGATTCGACACGCTGGGGCAGGCCCATTCCTTCTCGTCGCTCCATCTGGAACGCTACCTCGGGCTCGGCGAGAGTGTCTTCAAGCGTGCGCTCGATCGCCGACGCCGCCCCGTCGAGGCGTCGGTCAAACGGCACGAGGTAGAGAAGTTTACCCTCGAAGAAGTCAATAAACGGCTGCCGAAGATCAGGGGCGAGTTTAAGAAGGCGCAAGAGATTCTGGCGGAGGTCAAAAGCGGAAAGCGACGCCGCGCGGGCGATCAGAGCGTGCGGTTGAAAATCCGCTCCGAAGAAAAGCGGATCACCGATGCATACTTGGCGAAGCCGCATTCCGAGACCGGAGCAATCATTCCGTCGGAAGGGATCATCCCCTCCATCCTCGCCGAGTCGTTTCCACGGCGAGCTCGCAGCGGTCGATATCTCATTCGCGTCCGCTGCGGGGCCGACGCGGAAGAACCTGTCAACGGACTATTCTTAAAAGTGACGCGTGGCGACCGCTCGGGCGCAGTGGTGAACTCGGCCGAGGCCTATCAGGTGCTGGGTTCGGTCGCGGAGCCGCAGATAATCGAGTTCGAGGTCGAAGCGGACGGGATCGTCGACAACTACTTCCGCCTGAGTCGCCTGACGCCTCGCCATGAAGTGCTCAAGAAGTACAAGGGCGTGAAAGAGGCCTATTTCGCGTTTCGCGGCAAGGACCTCAACCGGCTCTGCGGCGATACGCAGCCGAGTATCTGGATCGACTGGGTCGAAGTCGAAGGGCCGTTTCCGCGATTCGAGCCGGCGATTGTCGAGGAAGACCTTCGGGTGCATTACCGCGCGGCTTCCGACGAAAGCGTTCGGAACGTGATCGAGCGGGTGGCGTACGAACTGTTTCGACATGAAGAGCCTGATCCGCAATACATCGACCGCGTGATGGCGATCTACCGCTCGTCTCGCGATCGAGGAGCCGAGGTCTATCCGGCCATGCAGGATGCGATGAAGGTCCTGCTGGCCTCACCACGATTCTTGTTTCTCTATGAGCCCAACAATTCCGGAAGTCCGCGGCAATTGACGAGTCGCGAACTGGCGATTCGACTCTCCTATTTTCTTTGGAGCAGTTCGCCCGATGTCGAATTATATCAAGCCGCCGAGTCGGGCGAGTTGGACACACCGGAAGGACTGCGACGGCAGGTTGATCGGATGCTCGATTCCGAACGATCACATTTTTTCTATGAGAACTTCCTGACTCAATTCCTCGAGCTGGATCGGCTGGACCTCGTCAATCCGGAAGGCACGTTGTCAGACGAGTATGAACTCGCGATCCAGAACGCGTCGAAGCGAGAGGTGTTCGCGTTCTTCCGACACCTCGTCGCGGAAGACTTGCCGACGTGGAATGCGATCGATTCCGATTTCGTCGTGGTCAACGGCCTGATGGCGGACTTCTACGGTATTCCCGATGTGCGTGGTGATGACTTCCGCCGCGTGAATCTAAAACCCGGTTCGCCCCGTGGCGGTCTCTTGGGGCAATCGGCGATCCTGACGCTCACCGGGACCGGAGATCGAACATCGCCGGTCGAGCGGGGCGCGTATGTGCTGCGGAAACTGCTGGATCGCCCTCCCCCGCCGGCACCGGCCAATGTGCCGATGCTCAATGAAGATGAGTTAGGCGACAAGCCGATTCGTGAGACGCTGGCCGTGCATATGAATACTTCGCAGTGCATGTCGTGTCACCGACGGATCGATCCGCTCGGATTCGCACTGGAGAACTTCGACCCGGTCGGAAAGTGGCGCAAGACGGTCCCGTCCGCCGACGGAGGTGCCGACTTCCAAATTGAGACCGCCGGCCTGATGCCGGACGGCAAGACCGAATTCGCCAACCATACCGAAATGAAGCGTGAGTTGCTGGATCACCGTGATGCTCATCTCAGAGGCCTGACCGAAGCCGTGATGACCTACGGCATCGGGCGATCGATCAGTTTCAGCGATCAGGACAAAGTCGAGGCGATCGTGTCGAAGGTCGCTGACGCGGGCTACGGCACAAGAACGCTGCTGCACGAAATCATTCAATCCGAATCCTTCCACTCGAAGTGA
- a CDS encoding DUF1501 domain-containing protein, with amino-acid sequence MNGETFQQRQLRRAFLKDMGAGFGSLALASMLNRDCSAATDGIADFAPKAKSVIWLFMIGGASHLESFDPKPVLNRYAGTPIGETPYREALKSPFLANERIVQPDPNNGHIRNKIFPLQCGFQRGGESGLEISDWFPHVRESADDLALVRSMWTEDSNHGAQLQFHTGRHRIDGFFPTVGAWATYGLGSLNENLPQFVVLGNPVADCCGGVEAHGGSYLGPRYDGVQLNIDPDNPLPYAKRPEGRSLEEQAAEFDLVRKLDLMTAERFPDDDALRARVKSYELAFRMQSAVPEVVDFSREAQHTYRLYGLDQKETRPFGEKMLAARRMVERGVRFIQVYHGGGNGAGQWDAHSGLKKSHSRLCRETDQPIGALLKDLKQRGLLDETLVVWATEFGRTPGSQHGTGRDHHPYGFSVWLAGGGSRGGVAHGRTDELGFHAIEDRHYVTDVHATVLHQMGLNHRELEVPGRKRIAKEFGEPIHAVLS; translated from the coding sequence ATGAATGGCGAAACGTTTCAGCAACGGCAATTAAGACGCGCCTTTTTAAAGGACATGGGCGCGGGATTCGGGAGCCTGGCGCTGGCGTCGATGTTAAACCGCGATTGTTCAGCGGCGACCGACGGCATCGCCGATTTCGCGCCGAAGGCGAAGAGCGTCATCTGGTTGTTCATGATCGGCGGCGCCAGTCACCTCGAGAGTTTCGACCCGAAACCGGTTCTCAATCGCTACGCCGGGACACCCATCGGCGAGACGCCGTACCGTGAGGCACTGAAGTCGCCGTTTCTTGCCAATGAGAGAATCGTCCAACCTGATCCCAACAACGGGCACATCCGCAATAAGATCTTCCCGCTGCAGTGCGGCTTTCAGCGAGGCGGCGAAAGCGGTCTGGAAATTAGCGACTGGTTCCCGCATGTCCGGGAATCGGCCGACGATCTCGCCCTCGTGCGGTCGATGTGGACCGAAGACAGCAATCACGGGGCGCAATTACAGTTTCACACCGGTCGGCATCGGATTGATGGGTTCTTCCCCACGGTCGGGGCGTGGGCAACTTACGGCCTCGGCTCTTTAAATGAGAATCTCCCGCAGTTCGTTGTGCTCGGGAACCCCGTAGCCGATTGCTGCGGCGGGGTGGAAGCGCACGGCGGCTCATATCTCGGCCCGCGGTATGACGGCGTGCAGCTCAACATCGACCCCGATAATCCGCTCCCCTATGCCAAGCGGCCGGAGGGCCGTTCGCTTGAAGAACAGGCGGCCGAGTTCGACCTGGTGCGGAAACTTGATCTCATGACCGCGGAGCGATTTCCGGATGACGATGCCTTGCGGGCACGCGTGAAGTCTTACGAACTTGCCTTTCGAATGCAGTCGGCAGTGCCGGAAGTGGTCGATTTCAGTCGTGAAGCTCAGCACACCTATCGACTCTACGGATTGGACCAGAAAGAAACCCGACCTTTTGGTGAAAAGATGTTGGCCGCCCGCCGGATGGTTGAACGTGGCGTGAGGTTCATTCAGGTCTATCACGGCGGTGGCAACGGTGCGGGTCAGTGGGATGCCCACAGCGGCCTCAAGAAAAGTCACTCGCGGTTGTGCCGCGAGACCGACCAGCCGATCGGCGCGTTGCTCAAGGACCTCAAACAGCGGGGCTTGCTCGATGAAACGCTCGTCGTGTGGGCGACCGAGTTCGGACGAACCCCCGGCTCACAACACGGCACCGGTCGCGACCATCACCCCTATGGTTTCAGCGTCTGGTTGGCCGGTGGCGGCAGTCGCGGCGGCGTCGCCCACGGGCGGACCGACGAACTCGGATTTCACGCGATCGAGGATCGGCATTACGTCACCGATGTGCATGCCACCGTGCTGCATCAGATGGGCCTGAATCACCGTGAATTGGAAGTCCCGGGCCGGAAACGCATCGCCAAGGAATTCGGCGAACCGATTCATGCGGTGCTGTCTTAA